A single region of the Halorussus gelatinilyticus genome encodes:
- the upp gene encoding uracil phosphoribosyltransferase, giving the protein MTIEDRGDAKLVTHALAQDTLSKLRDVETEQVGFRKGLVKLGRICGYEIIDGAMETEYVSIETPLTETTGQRVKGLDDVVIINVLRAATPFVEGLLKAFPRAKQGVISAGRDEEAGRGEDGTFPITIDYVKLPEIQEKDTVIVADPMLATGSTMCAVLEEVLHEQPNPEDLFVLSAVSAPEGLLRVDDEFDEADLLTVAIDDELNDEGFIVPGLGDAGDRAFRTQ; this is encoded by the coding sequence ATGACCATCGAAGACCGCGGGGACGCCAAGCTCGTCACCCACGCGCTGGCACAGGACACGCTCTCGAAACTCCGGGACGTGGAGACCGAGCAGGTCGGCTTCCGGAAGGGACTCGTCAAACTCGGCCGCATCTGCGGCTACGAGATAATCGACGGCGCGATGGAGACCGAGTACGTCTCCATCGAGACGCCCCTGACCGAGACGACCGGCCAGCGCGTCAAGGGACTCGACGACGTGGTCATCATCAACGTCCTCCGGGCCGCCACGCCCTTCGTGGAAGGTCTCCTCAAGGCGTTCCCCCGCGCCAAGCAAGGCGTCATCAGCGCGGGCCGCGACGAGGAGGCGGGCCGCGGCGAGGACGGCACCTTCCCCATCACCATCGACTACGTGAAACTCCCCGAGATTCAGGAGAAGGACACCGTCATCGTCGCCGACCCGATGCTCGCTACCGGCTCGACGATGTGTGCCGTCCTCGAGGAAGTCCTGCACGAACAGCCGAATCCCGAGGACCTCTTCGTCCTCTCGGCGGTCAGCGCGCCCGAGGGCCTGCTCCGCGTGGACGACGAGTTCGACGAGGCCGACCTCCTGACGGTTGCCATCGACGACGAACTCAACGACGAGGGCTTCATCGTGCCCGGGCTCGGCGACGCCGGGGACCGAGCGTTCCGGACGCAGTAA
- a CDS encoding PIN domain-containing protein, with amino-acid sequence MNLLELRTVLAKKKRIEQEQVEEVINRISEEVEVFVHETSDVLATNRLQKETLLYPMDCLLLAAAEDADAELVTFDSGVVDAGATPPSELLD; translated from the coding sequence CTGAACCTACTCGAACTACGAACCGTCTTGGCGAAGAAAAAGAGAATAGAACAGGAGCAGGTGGAGGAAGTGATAAATCGAATCTCGGAGGAGGTCGAGGTGTTCGTCCACGAAACATCTGATGTACTTGCGACGAACCGACTACAGAAGGAGACCCTTCTCTATCCGATGGATTGTCTACTTCTCGCCGCGGCGGAGGACGCAGATGCCGAACTGGTGACTTTCGACTCCGGAGTTGTCGATGCAGGCGCAACGCCCCCGTCCGAACTTCTCGACTAA